In Solanum lycopersicum chromosome 3, SLM_r2.1, the genomic stretch CCTTCTTTTCTACTAGTAGGCAATAGCTTTATAATTCTTGTTCAGCGCATAGTTATATATCCAATATTTACCGATAAATTGGCATAGAATACTGATGCGGTCGAGAACTGTTCTTTCCAGACAAATCTATTAGATACATGTATGTTTCAAGTAAAAAGGGGGTAAATCAACCTCtttcatgaaaagaaaaaatcagaATAATCCTCTAAAGCCTTCAGATTACTTGGAACTTATCAACATTATAATCCCACAAgtcaaaattcaatttaatgAGGTAGAATTATATCTCAATCTTTCaggggaaattcaaaatacaattaaaagcCTAACTGCATTAagttaaaatgttatatatagAGATCTAtcttaacaattaaaaattaacccAGATTATTCGTCAAAACAAACATTAGATTAAAACTTACTTAAGATTTAAAGGGAACTTGAATAAGTTGAGTTCATGTTTACTTTTACAATCTTAAATAGAAGATACCACAAGtgaaatacaaaagaaaagaaaagaaagagtagtCATTTCACAATTTAATGGGTGAAGAAAGCACATTTAAAGCTTTATATCATAGGGAGAGGggggaaagagaaaaaaagaaaaaagaaaaatctgattTGTCCATCATCTTTAGTTCTTCCAGATTTAGCAAAATCAGTGAAAGGGCAACACGAAAATGATAAGATCCATTGATTTCTCCTATAAATTCAGTTTCCTTAGGTATTACAACTTTAAATCATAGGCAAAAAAAGAAGATCTCCCTTGATTTGTGTTCATGCTGCTTGTTTACTGTATTAATCTAAGTTGCTCAAACTAGGGTGTAGGTGTCCGATATGGGTCCGGATCTTGACGTCGGATATTGTATGatctaaattttaagattcaGAGATATAGGTCCATGTATGGATACGGGTGCAGGGATTTTGCtagaaataattcaaatatttaaaaatggagttataaaacctaaattatgagatattaCGTGGAAAActtaagaagaaaatattgatcaaaAGGAGAATCATGGAAGGAATAAAAGGATTGGGAGTGTCAAAAGAAATTTATGTATACAAgatatttcactttcttcaAGACTTCAAGTCCACcttagtttttattttgattagaGAAATCACTGAATCTGTCCAGAATTTCCCCCTCGAATTTGGTCAAAATACCCAGAACTGATTGACCAGATCAGGTACAGATCCACACCACACCCATGTCATGTCGAAACGGCTTTGGCACCGAaagtgaagagtccgagcaaagCAACATAGGCATTAAACAATTTTCCCTAAAGAAAGATCATGAAGGTTTCCTCAACTTTCTTCTATTTCGAAGAAAGTTGCAGCAGAAATTCACAAAATAGATGGTCATAcagtataaaaaattattccaaCGGCATGCAACAGGAAGCAGCAAACAAATTATGCACTGTTAAGGAAACATTTGGAGTCAGAAGCAAAATGGTGTTACCAAATCCAACGTTTAGAAGGGTTATGCAAGAACGAAAGAGGTTGATATTTCACGAAACAATTTACATCTCCAGGAGGTATGGTCGTGAGCATTGTGAAAGGTCAAGCAGCATATTTTTACCATAAAGTcgtattatgatttataatgcCTTATAAAATATTGATGAGGGAATTCATGGTGGCCTGTTTATAGGGAAAATGGCTGAGATAACCTTCTTACTTTGGTTACTTTGGAAGTGACTGATGGAGCCTTCCAAATCATAAGATAAGAATTGAGTTTCTGTCATTgctgtttatttttataaaaggtAGAAGAGTCAGAACAACATTTTCCACTGCAAGTGGTTCGCTGAATTGGCTGCAATTGTGCTTGTTTTACAATAAGTCATGCAATGTCAGTTGACAATTTCCTTAATTCGTAAATAGTTGGAACAGTGTTGGGGTAACGAGAAATATTGGACAATCATCCACTTAATATGCTTGGTTAGATTAGAACAAAAGAGAAGAATGTTCTTAATATTAAATATCTGGTTGTATCTGATGCGAACTTTTGGTGTTTGGAGAAGTAGCTGACTTGTCATAAATCATGATGATTTGCATATCATGGGTGTGACATCACTGTTGTATAGATCAAATAGTttacttttttaataaagaCATCTTTcagtttttgatattttaacaGGAAGATGGGCACAGCCTTTGGACCCTCAGCAATCATAGGGCTCACTTTAAGAAAGTCAAGAAACATATTAGATACCTCATTGAGGATTGTCAATGTAGTCTCAGGTTTCAACTCCTTAATACGGAGGCCCTCTTCAACCCAAGACCGAAAGCCACCTTGGACCAAATATGGTCTCTGTAACATTAAATAAGAATATAGTTATCAACCAAACGGAGCACACTTTGGAATCTGAGAAGGATATATAAGATCATAATCTTTTAAACACATAAAGTGTATCAGTACAATAACCACTTGAGGACCAAATTTTGCACTCTCTTGCATCTACATGCAAAGTCCTAATGTTTAATAAGTAACTGTACATCTCTTGATATCAGCAAGGCATGCAAGATTATTTTACTATTCATAAGTCCATTGTCATCACAAATTGAACATTCTATTAGCAATAACCAAGTAAAACTGATCATATTAGTTACTATTACTGGAAGTAAACAGGCAAAAAAGGAGAGGAAATACATACAAGAAGAATTTTAAAGAGTTAAAATGAATCAGCATGGTGCTAAGTTACAAAGGAGTACACACAGATCTGAGGATTTCAAAGCTTAAATTAGCCGAATCCCCACATTTATTTCTAACTGATTAGGTTTCTAAAAAGTACCAGAGGTAAAATGTTTAGACCATACAGTTGCCTCTTTCTTCACATTATTCTTATTCATGACTTCTGCTACCTGTAATTTCATGACAAGTACCACGGGAGATTGACATTTAGCAAATATACTTGCCTTGATTCCAAGTCTCCGGAGTGACCTTGCAACGCCCTTGGAACGGTTACCGTCAGCATCCATAACTATAACCTGAGACCTGTCCTATAGGTTGGTAATGGAAGTGTCAATACAAAAATAGTTATGAAAAGTCAATGGGGAAGGTAAGAATAAGAATCTTTTACCATTAAAAGTTTCTTTACATGTTCTAAGAAAGAAAACAAGAGCATGATTAAATAAGCACAGGTTACTTCAAGAGAAAATAAATCCGGCACAAGGCATATTAGCTCTTTGCTCCTCAAGTTGTGGCACAAATGAAAGGATATAGAGGAAACATCAGGAGAAGTTCTTTTGACCAACATGTTTTTAggagttaaaatttgaatttgaacaaATGCAAAGACGATTGCATAAAAAAGGGAAAACTGGACATATATCTATGTACTTGAACAATCTTCAAATTCCTAATGACAGCAGCTAGCAGGTAGTCATCAAGTTCTCTTCCACTCTTGAATAGCTTCCTTGTAGATCCATCAATCTGACAACATTTTAGCAATATACAGAAGGAAAAAGAGGGCTATTAATTGAAAGACATGACTCTTTTAGAAAGCTCGATCCTGccaaaagaaattaataatcCAATCCTTGAACTTGATATACTAACCTCAGGTAGTGTTACATTGGCAAAACGAAACCGAGCAGCGCGTCGAAGATCAGGAATGCCTTCTTTCTCTCTGAGATCCTTCAGAAAAGGATAgaggaagaaaatataaaacatttgGTCATGTTTATGTTAGGATATCTAAAAGATTTGGTCCATGTGTTCAATCAGAGCACTATTTACTGAGATAATGCAATGGAATACAGTGCACAACAGAGGTCTCAGCATATTTGGAATAAACCATTCTGCCGAAATACAAGACTTGATATATATGCAATGCCTTGCCTCAGGCCGGATATCAATGAGTACAGCCTTCCTGTCTCCTTTCAGAAGCTCAAAGCTTGACTTGGGAGATAAATCACCAGCGTATCCACCATAGGTCAATTTCCAATAAAAAGCCCTGCAGAAATCTGATAAGCAATTTAACTTTCTGTACAAGTTAAACTGACATATTTGGGAGGGAGGGAGAACTTTAATTGTGACAGGAAAATAACAGGAAACAATGAGATAAGGAGTAGAAGGGTGCTCATACCAAAAAGCAGTTGATACCCCAAGGAAAAGGATAAATGGAATAATTGGGTCACTTGGATCCAAGCCAAGACTCCTCTCCAGACCCTCCAAAGCAACATAGCCCTGCCAATTACAGTGTCACAGAGCATACCATCGTGTAGAAGAAGAATGAGTATTTTTCAAGTATGGAAAGAAACTTACACTATAACCTTACAAAGATGCAAAACAAACAGATAAATGAAATCTAAAGCATAACCTCAATCAGAAGCATAAGAAAGTAGATGGAATGTGAAGTACAATATAACCTTAAAAGGAAGCAAAAAAACAGAAGGTTGTGTGCTGTTTATTCTTATGAGGAAGAGCAATCTACTACGTTAATCCTTGATATATATCCTCCTTAAGCTGATATTTACGCTTCAAAGACTAAGGACGTATCAAACATTTGCACATGAAGAATCCCTAACATCATACCTGTCCCAGAGCGGTCCCAAATGGAGTAAGAAGCTTCACTGCGCGCTCTTCAGACACATTTAGCAGATCCTGGACTTCCATAGGGAGCACCTCCTTCACAGACCCGTAAGAAAACACAACAAGTGTGGCACCTCGCGATACCAAATCCTCAAAAATGAGAATTATATGTCTCAATCCATCAATAGCTAGAAGCCCAACTCTACCAGAGACTTCTTTCAAGCCAGTTGAAAAGGCTGCTACACCATTACCTGCTGAATCCCCTGTTTTGTCCACTGTGGATGTTAATTTACTAATTACATCATCAACTGCCTGAGTAGCACCTCTAACAGCTGATGTAACAGACGAGCTAATTCCATCAAGTGAACTGTTCAAATAACTTTGTCCGTTCTCAACTGAACCAGTGATTGACTTATTGACTTGAGAGAGAACGTCCAAAGCAGATGATTTCACATTGGATAAGGAACTTGTTTCCAAGTCCATTGAATCCAATATCGAGGCAGGGTTGCCCTGGGTGAGATCTACTGTAGTTATGGACTCTAAATTAGCAGACTCTGGTGAGAAGTTTGCAATATTGACCAAGTCATCATTAAAACCCATCATCTCCTCCCTTCCAACAGGTACTGCAGAACTATCTACAAATTTCAGATTTCCAGTGCTATTGGAGCGAGCGTCACTAGTCAATAATTCACGATTGACACTATAAATTACATTCTGACAAGAAGTACAAATGCTATCACTGGAACTGGACAGACTGCTATTTTGTACAAACTGTGAGTACAAGAATATAGGTGATTGTCCTCGGAATGAAGGTCCATTAAGATGAAATGAAGTAGACAAGTCCACGACATTGCATTTCAGCTGGTATGTTTTCCAACAGGAGGAAAAGGATCTCAACCCCCCATAGAAAGGAATCTGCAGGAACATAAGTTTACATATCTGTAATTACCTCTGACAACAAAAACCTTCCAAGTCTATAAAGATACATAATTGGATAGTATGGTCGCCGAAAAAATGTGAAGTTAAATTTCAAAAGCAATAACACGATTGGTCTGACTGGAGAATTGGGCAAGTAAGGGTGCATTCATTGTGAATGACTAATATTTTTCCTGAAATTTTTGTCTAAAAAGGACAAGAAGTAAGAGACAATGGGAATGAAGCTTTTGTTGATTGAAAACCAGGAGCTGCAGATTATCAAGATAATTATATAGCTACACAATAGCtaattgtacaaatttaagtgtattCACATCTtttaacacacaaaaaaaaaacactttgcTACCTGCGAATGTGAAGAAGAGCAAGCAGTAGCCGAACACACAGGTAAAGTTGCCATCAACTATTGCTCGTATTCACCAACCTCTCATCTTCTGCTTAACAAACAATAAATAGAGTCAAGACACCAAAATATGATTACTAGGGAATATTAGGCAAAAAAGACAAGTTAGGATTATCCATTCATTACCAACGAATGAATTCAAAGAAGAAGATGTCATTTGGAGAATCGTGTGGCTTTCTTTTAATCCATTCATTaccttcatcttcttctctgCCTCTCATTCCCCACACCTACCCCTCCCCCACCCCCCATGGGCCcatatcattttcttttctttatttgcttctcaattattttatcaCCTATAcgtatatacaaaatatatattccaATTACACtcaaattttattcataaattcatattgTATTTTGGATATCTTCAccaattcaaattatttgtCAATAGAGTTGCATTAATATTCGGGGCATATTTGGAAGGACAGCCTGA encodes the following:
- the LOC101256951 gene encoding uncharacterized protein isoform X2 produces the protein MATLPVCSATACSSSHSQIPFYGGLRSFSSCWKTYQLKCNVVDLSTSFHLNGPSFRGQSPIFLYSQFVQNSSLSSSSDSICTSCQNVIYSVNRELLTSDARSNSTGNLKFVDSSAVPVGREEMMGFNDDLVNIANFSPESANLESITTVDLTQGNPASILDSMDLETSSLSNVKSSALDVLSQVNKSITGSVENGQSYLNSSLDGISSSVTSAVRGATQAVDDVISKLTSTVDKTGDSAGNGVAAFSTGLKEVSGRVGLLAIDGLRHIILIFEDLVSRGATLVVFSYGSVKEVLPMEVQDLLNVSEERAVKLLTPFGTALGQGYVALEGLERSLGLDPSDPIIPFILFLGVSTAFWAFYWKLTYGGYAGDLSPKSSFELLKGDRKAVLIDIRPEDLREKEGIPDLRRAARFRFANVTLPEIDGSTRKLFKSGRELDDYLLAAVIRNLKIVQDRSQVIVMDADGNRSKGVARSLRRLGIKRPYLVQGGFRSWVEEGLRIKELKPETTLTILNEEAEAIFEEINPTPLQVVGYGVGLVAAAYALVEWEKTLQYVGVFGLCQTLYRRISSYEDSEDLKQDVRQLLAPVILGGQAMTWAAGKLETNRNGLPTSPSSTDVQSRVLQAAAKHESQPDSEETQDPSPETMSSVSENIDLSEA
- the LOC101256951 gene encoding uncharacterized protein isoform X4, whose product is MATLPVCSATACSSSHSQIPFYGGLRSFSSCWKTYQLKCNVVDLSTSFHLNGPSFRGQSPIFLYSQFVQNSSLSSSSDSICTSCQNVIYSVNRELLTSDARSNSTGNLKFVDSSAVPVGREEMMGFNDDLVNIANFSPESANLESITTVDLTQGNPASILDSMDLETSSLSNVKSSALDVLSQVNKSITGSVENGQSYLNSSLDGISSSVTSAVRGATQAVDDVISKLTSTVDKTGDSAGNGVAAFSTGLKEVSGRVGLLAIDGLRHIILIFEDLVSRGATLVVFSYGSVKEVLPMEVQDLLNVSEERAVKLLTPFGTALGQGYVALEGLERSLGLDPSDPIIPFILFLGVSTAFWAFYWKLTYGGYAGDLSPKSSFELLKGDRKAVLIDIRPEDLREKEGIPDLRRAARFRFANVTLPEIDGSTRKLFKSGRELDDYLLAAVIRNLKIVQDRSQVIVMDADGNRSKGVARSLRRLGIKRPYLVQGGFRSWVEEGLRIKELKPETTLTILNEEAEAIFEEINPTPLQVVGYGVKTSLNGRNFFFV
- the LOC101256951 gene encoding uncharacterized protein isoform X3; translated protein: MATLPVCSATACSSSHSQIPFYGGLRSFSSCWKTYQLKCNVVDLSTSFHLNGPSFRGQSPIFLYSQFVQNSSLSSSSDSICTSCQNVIYSVNRELLTSDARSNSTGNLKFVDSSAVPVGREEMMGFNDDLVNIANFSPESANLESITTVDLTQGNPASILDSMDLETSSLSNVKSSALDVLSQVNKSITGSVENGQSYLNSSLDGISSSVTSAVRGATQAVDDVISKLTSTVDKTGDSAGNGVAAFSTGLKEVSGRVGLLAIDGLRHIILIFEDLVSRGATLVVFSYGSVKEVLPMEVQDLLNVSEERAVKLLTPFGTALGQGYVALEGLERSLGLDPSDPIIPFILFLGVSTAFWAFYWKLTYGGYAGDLSPKSSFELLKGDRKAVLIDIRPEARHCIYIKSCISAEWFIPNMLRPLLCTVFHCIISDLREKEGIPDLRRAARFRFANVTLPEIDGSTRKLFKSGRELDDYLLAAVIRNLKIVQDRSQVIVMDADGNRSKGVARSLRRLGIKRPYLVQGGFRSWVEEGLRIKELKPETTLTILNEEAEAIFEEINPTPLQVVGYGVKTSLNGRNFFFV
- the LOC101256951 gene encoding uncharacterized protein isoform X1, with translation MATLPVCSATACSSSHSQIPFYGGLRSFSSCWKTYQLKCNVVDLSTSFHLNGPSFRGQSPIFLYSQFVQNSSLSSSSDSICTSCQNVIYSVNRELLTSDARSNSTGNLKFVDSSAVPVGREEMMGFNDDLVNIANFSPESANLESITTVDLTQGNPASILDSMDLETSSLSNVKSSALDVLSQVNKSITGSVENGQSYLNSSLDGISSSVTSAVRGATQAVDDVISKLTSTVDKTGDSAGNGVAAFSTGLKEVSGRVGLLAIDGLRHIILIFEDLVSRGATLVVFSYGSVKEVLPMEVQDLLNVSEERAVKLLTPFGTALGQGYVALEGLERSLGLDPSDPIIPFILFLGVSTAFWAFYWKLTYGGYAGDLSPKSSFELLKGDRKAVLIDIRPEARHCIYIKSCISAEWFIPNMLRPLLCTVFHCIISDLREKEGIPDLRRAARFRFANVTLPEIDGSTRKLFKSGRELDDYLLAAVIRNLKIVQDRSQVIVMDADGNRSKGVARSLRRLGIKRPYLVQGGFRSWVEEGLRIKELKPETTLTILNEEAEAIFEEINPTPLQVVGYGVGLVAAAYALVEWEKTLQYVGVFGLCQTLYRRISSYEDSEDLKQDVRQLLAPVILGGQAMTWAAGKLETNRNGLPTSPSSTDVQSRVLQAAAKHESQPDSEETQDPSPETMSSVSENIDLSEA